A stretch of DNA from Megalops cyprinoides isolate fMegCyp1 chromosome 17, fMegCyp1.pri, whole genome shotgun sequence:
AATAAATCCAACACTCATCACTACCAAGTGAGATGGAAGAGTATagactttttttcctccatgtgaaagacagctgctctgtggctgtgggaGATCAGGCGCGCTCTCCGCGGATGCGACGGGCCAGTTGGATATCTTTGGGCATTATGGTGACACGTTTGGCGTGGATGGCACACAGATTGGTGTCTTCAAACAGGCCCACCAGATATGCCTCACTGGCTTCCTAaaagacgcacacacacacacacacacacacacacacacaaacagataagATGGTCAGCAATGGCTGCATGCTCCTTTCTCCCTTCCATGTTTCATTATTGTCAGCTTACAGCACTAGTGCCAATTGGCCCTGCATATGTCTGCAGCTTGCCACCCCAGCTCATGGCATGTTTGCAGGCCAGCATCAGTAACGCTAGCAGGCTGAGCTAACAAGTGTCAGCACAACAAAAATCAATGGAGAACAACCCAGAACCTGGACTTACCCCAGCTAGCTgggttccagctctacagtggaaaaagtatattagtatacagtatacacattaGTATACTGACCTGCAGTGCACCAATAGCAGCCCCCTGAAAGCGTAGGTCAGTCTTGAAGTCCTGGGCAATCTCACGCACCAGGCGCTGGAAAGGCAGCTTACGGATCAGCAGCTCAGTGGACTTTTGGTAGCGCCTGATCTCACGCAGGGCGACAGTGCCAGGCCTGTATGTAAGAGAGACGAGGGGAAGGAAGTGGCGCAAGTTACATCAGCACAGCCAGCAGTCTTCAGGAACATCTCATTACTGCAGTGCCTTTACCCACAGCGAATTACATAgctcatttttatacatttgctCTATATGCAGCTGGATACCAACTGGACCaatccaggttaagtaccttgttaaCAAGTATAACAGTAATTGAACCAATACAGACAATACAGAGTACACACGGTTTATCTAAAAAAATACCAGTGCCAGTGAATGTACATAGCTTAAAAAGTAGtctcagggggaaaaaaagtattaatatCATTATATCAAGATGAGACTGGCATATCTGTCTGAGTCAAAAAGTGAAGGGAACACTCTAATTTGGTGAAAATTACTCAAATGGAAAAGGGAATATTAGAGAGGTTCTTTTTGTGATTCATGACTTAAAGCTTAATATCTGAATTGCATTAAGCCTGCATTATGTAGTCACTTGAAACTTATGTAGTCACTTAGCTGAAATCCTTATCAAGGGCAAGGGACATAATGACACTTAGATTTTactttttgcatttatgtgGCTGGATTTACTGAATCATTACATTAGTTTctagacactcttatcaagagtgacttacatagttaCAACTTACAACTTTTTACACgatatgcatttatacagttgggtCTTCACTGAAGAATTGTTGGGCTATGAACCATGTCCAAGCAtgtgcagcagtgccccatatGTAATCGCACCAGCAACTGGCCCCATGGCCTCGGCAACAACTTAAGGTTACAAGCcttactccttaccactgcgcAATACTGCTGCCCAGACATTCAAGTTCAATTGTTTGtttgatggtttaaaggatAGAGACCCTGTTGGGAATCAATCCCATTCTGCTCTCATGTATCTAGTCTAATGTACGCACTGTCAGGGCTTTAAGAGAATGCACCCTGACAAATTACCATTAACAGTTCTGGCATCCTTCTCCTATTCCTGTCAAGTTACCCTTAAGCttagatttttaaatgtgtgtgagatTTGGATCTGGGCCTTGCAATCTAATTGTCAAACTAAAGATTTTGGTGAGTAATCACAGTGATATGAAGAGAACTAACAGAATTACCTAATTCATTTAGGCTGGATAGTATTACAGAACATATGATGTAACGGTAAAATCACTGGTTGCTACATCTGAGGGTAGTGGGTTTAAACCTATGATGGAGCACTGCTACTGTATATTGGCATAAGGTGCTTCAGCTCAGTTTCTCCTATTGAAATTCAGCGGTATGAATGGGTTATGGCAGGTACGCGCCTGTAGCGGTGGGGCTTCTTCACCCCGCCTGTAGAGGGGGCACTCTTACGGGCAGCTTTGGTGGCCAGCTGCTTCCTGGGTGCCTTCCCACCAGTCGACTTACGGGCAGTCTGCTTGGTACGTGCCATGGTCCTTCACACTGGGGAGACAACATTCCAATCATCTCATTTCATGCAACACCATgttcacatatacatataaagaTTTTATAGAGatatataacatatattcacataaagattttttttactcttaAGAGGTAAAACTCCATGGAGTGTTTGCAcccaaaacaatgtttttcttaCAGTGCACACAGGAAAACGTATTTGCCCAAAGCGGATATTTGTTAGGACaagaataaatgtgttttgagaGTATACAGCATGCAGGTTTTCAGTCCAGCACCTGAGAAAACAGGTCGTGTGTATGTTGCCTTTGAATTGCTCTCCAGCGGCCGTTCTGAAACTGCAGTGCGGCCCTGCTGTGTATCCAAACCTGATTAATTGCTCTAGAAGCATGTGATTAAACATTTAGTGATCACAGAGTAAACAGGATGTTCAAAGAGTAAGACACTATAATTGAAGGTGTAGAATATTTATTGAGTTGCACCACAATAACATCAGAGCACTATAAATGGTAAATTAAAGGGTAGTTTATGATCTAGGGGTCTgtctgaaaaacacatgcatagaGAACAAAACACCTTTTAGTTAAAAGATCCTACGGACACTAGCACACACCAGGTGAACACCCCTTACAATGTAGAtttctgatttatttcattatgattCATACTGTTAATAGAGTTGGTGCTATCATAAGAGGGTACCTTGTTTCATGGggtgaaatattcatttgaaaaaatatgttttctctGACAAATAACACAAGATGAAGAGCAGGAACAGAAGTACCACTAATCAGCAacgcaattaaaaaaataagaataaaatgagCAAGAAACACATAGTTTTGATGCAATACAATCAACCTGTTAGTGATCTTTCAGTCGAGTCACTGTGATTGTTTCCTTACCTAGTCTCATGTTTTGCAGGAAATTTCACCAAATTAAGTGAACCACtctatttctttattttaatattacatctaacaaaaatgtaaatacagccAGGTAGCTATCTACTGTGGACCTGCATCGTTCCTCTTCCACAGCTGTCCCTCTGGTTCCTGCTATTGTGGTTGTGCAGGAATTAACTCACCTGAGGCAGCTGTTGACTGTTGGCATAGTGTGTTGCTGAAATGTCGTTAGCTATTGTTAGTATTACTTAGAAGCTTGTTTTCTGAAACCTAATACTGAACATGATTCTGCCAAAAATGGTCTGATTTTCTGGAAGTTCAATCACTGCATGTAGGTGCTCTCAAGGGCTTATGGGTAACAAGCACCTGACACACTACTGTACTACCGTTAAGCACCGTTAAGCCTACATATACTTTAAGCAAGCATATGCCAAGTTTCAACTTgtattaacatttgaaatggctAGAATTGTACTGTGCTACAGATTCTATAATGACAGTAAGGTATATAGCTGGCTAATCAGCTATACCCGTATTGACCCTAGGGTGGCACCAAAACCAATTTATGTTGTCTGTTCTACAACcttacatttttgtatgaattATGTGGCTGGATAATCGTACACAAAGgcatttatgtaatttttatgtttatccACTTATGTCGTAGCGTTCAACATCGCAGGACAAGGCTTTTGGCTGATTTATGTTTCACAGCTGGCCAATATgacacaaatgtatatttataacaAATTATAAGAAATTCTCCTGCACCCTTACAGCAAActacacaacataaaaacaaaagtattgcttatttaaatttttatgatgattatgattaacTGGCAAAGCAACACCTGAGTCAAACAGATAAAACCTTTTACGAGTGCATATCAGTTTAAGTTGAGATTCTTTAAGAAAATGAGAGGACGTTCATGGCTAGGTTTAATGCTTCAGGTATTCAAGCATGTCAAGGGGAAATGATAATCCAGGTGGTCTGAATTCAATTTatcaattttaaataaaaacacccacaaaatgaacacatgtCCTGATTCTGGCCACCACGTCCCACCTGATCACACATGCCAATGACAACATAAGTACATTCTAGCGGTAACGTTACAATACTGAAATGGGCACTATCGTTATTTATagcagtaacaacaacaaaaatatcgAATAACCAACTCTGTGCCAACTCCGTACGCCCACTCTACGAACACTGTAGAGAAAAAAAGCGCATCGCTGTAACCTCAGAGAACATGAAAGGAGCACTGTTCTTTGAACCGCAATTCTAATTAACTGCACGTATTTATGTAGTGAAAACTTGAGATTTGCAATATCGTCTTCTAGTAGATCAAGTCCTGTAAACCATGAATGAGCATGAGTGCTCTTGAGTTTCTGAGTGCAATTATTTTTGTCCCAGTAATCTGGTAATTGGTCATACGAATTCTACACCGGTTTTTGCACGATTACATCACGTCCGACATTAACTTCAAAGGAATTAAAAACGAtagtttatttttgcattagcCATCATGAAAATAACTGTAATAGACTCAAATGACGGCATTGTCACGTGAGCAACAACAAAGTGAAAAGCATGTATTGGAAATTActctgaaatcaaaataaataacatacacCGTCAAGGTAATAAAGACAAATAATCACATACATGAAAATACCGCAATTTCATTTACATCACATGAGGAATGCGAACTCATGCCACATATCAACATCCAGCCAGTTAGCAGGGATTCCAAAAGACGGTGGCAGTGTAGATGCGATAAGACAAAATGGTGAATGTCTTGCATTACGTAGTGTAGCAGACATCAGACCGATAAGACCAGCAATATCCCacataacattttgttttgtatttcacagcagtgtgttCCAGCCGATGCTCTGGTACATTTTAACTGAACTGTTTGCGTCACGAAGTCAACACAACCATGTAAAACAACCATGCAATTTctgacaggaaagaaaaatcaCATAAAGGAGCCAGTGCTGCTATAACGTTACTGCATTCAGTCTTTTAGGTGCATTTAGCTTGCCTTTCCGAAAACGTATCTTGCCTGAAACTTCGTTCAGCTGTATACCTGACCATTAGAAATGACATCTACAGCACGCTGCCGTGCTTGCTCTAATTCTGCATTGCAAGGTGTCGTTGAATTCGCGCTGCTTattctttttctgtaaaactTACCTTTATCAAGCTTCTCAGCAAAGCACTATTTGAAGAGCTTTGGTAACAGACACAATTGAAAGATGGCTGCCAGAGGGTTACCCCACTAACCTCCGCTAACGCAGCCAATCACACTTAAACAGAGAAGACTCTCCTTACAACTCTGTATACAAACATCAAAGGCGTGCAGGGCAGCCCGGCGCAGGATAGAATGCGACTTTCATAGAATCCTTTATCGCACAATTACGCATTCAGCAGCCATGTTACCAAGTCAGGTGAGGCGAACTAATAAAAACTGTGACATCTTAACAACTGTACGTGTGCAGAATAATCCCCTTAGTCACGAACTAAGAAGTCAGCATTAGAAGTTATTGGTCAATACAACAAACCTTGATCAGTAATAACATGTGTTTATAGATTATTTGCCCTTGGAAAATCAGGAGAAGTGAGCTTGAAAGTTGAACTATAAAGTATTTCTGCTCTTGCAAATTCAGGTGTTTTTAGAAAGATTTCTGGCTATAGTGTCCACAATGTTTTAGTCTCTTAGGTCAAACTAAATTTGTACTATGCAAGTAGATCTTTCACGTTATTCAAAGAAGTCTTCAGACATATAACAACCTTAAACCTAAGCAAAActaagaccaaaaaaaaaggactaaATCAGACTCTGCTACAAGAAGTATGTGATTTATCTGTACCGAAGCCTTGGTAATCTACAGGACCTTGCTCTGACCTTTGCTTGATGCAAAAATACAGGCTGCTGCACCTGTTCTCCGGGACCAGCATTCATAAGGTTCCCTGGGTGTTTTACCTGATATTGTAACCTTAGTAGCCTCTCACACCTGCTGCTTACCAGTAAGGCCCTTCCATGAATTAAGCCAGTGTACTAATACAGGAAAAGATGTGTTgtattatgaaaataaagagtGTTGCCTATGGTGTTAAAAACTGTAAGTAACCAATATTTTGGATTCTTATTAAATAATATGGGCAAATGCACATGTGTTTCCTTCCTAACAACTtaattttgataaataagatACTTCTacaacaacacacatacataatagcaaaccaaaatcaaaactaCTTGAACCAGGACAACAGTGGAGCTGTAGGTAACAAAAAACATTGCACTGACATACCAAGCGGCAACTGATATGTAGTGCAACAACATCTGTTGCTTCGCTTTGAGTGTTGTAATTTCCCGTGGTCTATAAGGAAACTCTGTGTGCAAAACTGGGGCACTGATTTGTTCAGAGGTCTGCAGTTCAAAATCGTCCATCTTCCTTGGCTCGCAGGGGAAAGAACAAAGACCTCTTAAACTAAACAGAAACCCCACGGGGTTTCCTGAGATGCACTGAGAGACGGTAGTTAAAATGGTCAGGGGGTAATGTCAGGAAACGCTCCAGTCTGAGAAACTGGCACAGGACTGCACTGACAGAGAATGAGTAAAAACTCAATAAATACCTCAGGGACCTCAGGAAAACGTCTGTGTGAATAGGGCTTTAGACAGGATGCCaaattgtattttctgtgtatgGCTCTTACATAACCACGGTGTAGGTCCAGTTCTTACCAGCAGAGGGCATTCTATAATCCTTCTGCCAAAAATCAGAGGCATGTAATGCAAAGCCTTAACTGATGACTGATGTGACAATGatgcaggtgcagtgtgtgcgtTTACAGCTGCCGCAGCTTCACACTACTAATTTTATAGCTCATAGAagtgtttgtgtattacatGGGGCTAATGGCTGTAACAGACAGGACTTTTACATAGCATTGGCTAGAATGGTGAGATTCTTCGGTATGGCTCAGCTGGGGACTAAGGCTGTGGGGGAAAATGCTGACACTcaagcacacagacatgaaagCTGACAgctcaaaaacactgcaacatgGCTTCAAAATGGCTGTGAGCACAAATTGGACAGATTGGGACAGATGGTTTTGTGGGTCAAGTATTTCTATTTATCAGTATTTTGGCTGTTTAACTGTCATTACTTAGTTATCTTTCTGCTACAATGTTCAATGGATTCACAGTGGTCATTAAAGATTCTGTGGCTTTTAATGCAAAAACCTTACTGTCCTGTTCAAACAGTCAGTCTGGCTGACATATCTCCCAAAGAtaattgcctcattaaaaatCCTTACAGGAAACAATAATGGCAGAGTTCCCCCAGCTCCGTTCACCACTGAGAAACACCAGCAGCTTCAAGATGTTCAAGTCATAAATCCTGAACTGCTTTCACTTGACCTCCATTAGctactttaatttttttaaaaagaaaaacaaaaaggaaattgaacAAAGGGAATCATTTCAGAGAGAAGGCCGCCACACTGTAAactcataataaaaataagcagGACAAGCTGTCGTAGTGCCCCGACTTGGCCATCCTTTACATCCGTTGGAAGTTCTTCCAGGAGTCTGGCACGCTTGActgatttcccagaatgctAGACAGTGGACTGAGTGGACCGTCGTGCGCGGGCGTaatggcatgtgtgtgtgtgggtacctGTATGCCTCTGGGCTAGTCTTCCTCATTCTGCAGGCAAGTTCAAGAGCAACAACATTTCTATTTCTTAGCTGGaatttatttgtgtcttttgGCTGAGGTGTTAAAGGGACTCACTGTGTCATTAAAGACGCTGTAGCGCTAAATGCAAGGACTAAAGATGTTAATCCAATGTCCTAGCAGAACTGAAaatttgtcagtttttctttttatgtggaAATCTTTGGAAAACTGCCACCCATTCAAATTAGCCAATTAAAAATCCTCACCTCTCCACTGTAACATATCTGTGGCGGTTCTGACACCACATGGCTGCCATCATAGCACCCAACTGCACTGAGGTCAGTTTTCccacagcactgtaaaatgtgtCTGGAAATCTGTGGAAGGGAGACGCTAcgctacatacatacacatgcatatgtgttgATGACTATAGAAAACAAAATCTAATAAATGAagtccttttctgtttttgaacaaTTTATTTCAAGCACAGATGTCATATTTGGTCTCATTTACCAGCCTTTGGCATATCTTACATCCCActccatttttaaacacaagcCTTTTCAGTTAAATTGAAATGCTGGAGGTCTGCAACTGTGAGAATTCTGTTAAATTTGTCACAATATAACATGTCTCCCCATCTCATCGCTGCAGTAGAGAAAATTACAAACTCATGGCTGCTAGAGTCAAATACAGCAAAGAAAACTGCAAAAGGAACTACAGGGTTTTTAACAGCTTACCTTCAGAAAAAACACATAGCTCGAGGCAATTTCTGTAGTAGTGAATTTATTGCTATCCCTTTCTTTCTAACATTTTCAacctttttctttgtgttcaaTTCATTCCGTTTGCTGAGGGTCACTGAATTAAAGAGCTGGGCTAAACTGCTTTTCAGTTTGCTTATCTGCATGACATATGTCATATGAAATAGGAAGACTGCAAGCAGAAAGAGCTGCCCAGACTCAAACCCTGGTCTCTGGCATGGCATGGAACACAAGCTTCACACCAGACCGACAGAAAAAGTTTCCATGTTGCTGCCATGGACACTTACGGATGGGCGAGTAATCATCCCGCCTCCTGTGGCAAAACAAATATGCCCTTGCACACCTTAGGTGACGACTAAAAGGTCAGGAATGACAATGACAACGGCTTGCGGTGACACCACCCTTACTTCGACCCTCTGAGAGAAGAGCAGCCGTTTTACGTTTCTTTGAGGTACCGCTGGGCGAGAGAAATGTCAAAGAGAAATGGTGGAATGACAAATCGATACTAGGCATCGTTTGTGGAAGGAACTGCCCGGCTATGCTACTCTCCTGGCTTATGCCCTGACCTCACACCAGTTGTAGCGAAACCAAATTTGGGGTAGTACAGTACGAGTGCATGTTAAACGAATGCACTTTCGCTTTCAAAGAAATCCAATAAGCTGGGTAAGGCACACCACTGTGCGTGTtccaaaaaaatgacatgattaaTTAGCCTCTTTGAGGTTCTtttccatatgttttttttaaatgctgacaCAACTCAAGCAATGTAATGATCCCCttcttaggaaaaaaaaacacaaatgttcatACAATGAAACACTAGGATTCCATCCCTGAGGTGCCAGACAAAGCTTTGccactgtataaaaatatttcataacaaaaaaaaaacaacaataaaactattaaatattaaaatagattttataAGGGCTGAGatgaatttcaaacatttttggttCAAAGTTTGGCAAGCAGTCTTGTTCATGGTCATCCTATAAATGGTCCTTTAAAATCGATTGTTCCCGTCGATCTTCCACAGACAGTCTGTATATGGGTATCTGTCTTCAGTCTCTATGAATTGTCCGTTTTGAAATACTGGATCAAAGCACTGGTGGGCAAGAACATCCACTGTCATTGTGAGTGGCCCCACACTTACCCATCCTTTCCAAGGTCATTGTTAACAGGCAGTCCTTACGTCTCCTTCAGAATTGGACCAATAGCTATGGCGGAAAGATCCCGCAGGCCTCCACTTCATTAGGAATCAAAGATAAGGGGGCGTGGCCTTGTGCCGCGAGCAcgcccctcctccacctccaaaGCTGCAGTTTCTAGGCCAAGCTTCACATGCTGAAGAGCTTATTCTCACTGCAAAAGGTGCCGGGGCGCTCCGCGGCGGGACCGGAGGCCGTCCGATAGGCGGGTCTGGGGCGAACGACGCCCTTGCGGGCTAGGGCCGCCCCCCGgtagaccccccccctcccccttcgcCCCCCCTCCTCCGGGAGGGCCTAGTAGTAGCGGTTGAGGCTGCGCGTCCCGGGAATGTCGGGCTGCCCGTTCATCCAGATCTCGCGGATGATCCTCTCGCGCTCCTCCAGCCGCTGGGCCCGCTCCAGCTCCTCGGCCGACGTGAAGACGTTGGTGTGGAGCGTCCGCTCGAAGCGGCGGTGCCGGCGGGCCGACAGGTCCGAGGTGGTGTCCCAGTCCGAGTCGCTGTCGCTGCTGTCGCTGGCGCTCTCGGCCGCCGCGCGCGCCCGCTTCCGGGGCGGCCGCGCCTGGCAGTCCGTGCGGCAGGAGATCTGCACCACGAGGGCGAAGAGCGTGAGGAAGAGGCCCAGGCACACGCCGCACACGAAGAACAGGGCCGCACGCTCCGGGTGCTCTGaaacggagagagggaggtcacTGTCAGCACAGAAGGTGTTAAAGTACAGCAAAATACCATACACCATCCAAAACATAGTAAATACTACTATCATATGTCAAAATTGATGTATATATTTCAACATATACAATTTATTAccacatttcatatttgttatttttttacaaatatcATCTACTATATCCTACCATTTATGCATGAAATCGCATACATGATTATATGGACCGAATGATAAGTTCATGACCtaatgttaaattacatttaataacttacatttaattatatataattaataattacataaattcaATCTTTGTTGAAAGGGGAAACAAATGTAATCTACGCAACATTTACAAAATCCCATTGCATTCACTGGACTAAATGGTGAATGGGGATGTTATATTTGTGGCGGCAACAATTTAAGTTCTGtttaatttgttcttttttctaaCCTTTCCAGTGGAAAGTCTATGAAGTCTGCAAATAGACACGGATAAGTCCTGGTAAGAGGCTAGCCCGGCAGTGCTTCACAACGGCTCAGCGCGTTCTTGCGCACTGAGGtaagggttaaaaaaaagtctgcgTATCCCCAAATAAATACTCGCTAATTAAACCAAGGAACAGACAATAGTGACTAAATCACTGCACAAGATATGCCAGGCTGATGCAGCGCACATGCACGGCACACAAAGCCCGAGGGTTGGGCTTCCCTGAGGTAATCTCAGGCCAGATCTTTTTAGcaattgtgcgtgtgtgtgttttccttctTCCTTTATTGCCAGGGCTTGCAGGCAGAACTGGCCTTGCTCAGGGTCCTAAGATGTGTGTTTATCTTATGTCAAGCTGGGAGGTAAATGAACAGGAAGCGAGTCCAACCCTCTGTTTTAGCAGCTGCCTGGCACAGGTGACAGGGGGAAACTGATCCGTCTCCCACATCGCGTTTCCACCAGGTCATTTGCATAAGTGctatttatttaacatattcaACAAATCTTTGTTGACTCTTTGGGCAATTCCATATGTAGGCAGAATCCTACGGCAGTGTACACTAAAATTCAGGAAACAAACTAATCATTTGTactaataaaacatgcataaaacaataaagac
This window harbors:
- the LOC118792462 gene encoding histone H3.3A-like, with protein sequence MGPGTVALREIRRYQKSTELLIRKLPFQRLVREIAQDFKTDLRFQGAAIGALQEASEAYLVGLFEDTNLCAIHAKRVTIMPKDIQLARRIRGERA
- the LOC118792485 gene encoding protein eva-1 homolog A isoform X1, with translation MPGTLTPTIDAKAVSPDMALISNALAAYTFIAEHPERAALFFVCGVCLGLFLTLFALVVQISCRTDCQARPPRKRARAAAESASDSSDSDSDWDTTSDLSARRHRRFERTLHTNVFTSAEELERAQRLEERERIIREIWMNGQPDIPGTRSLNRYY